A window of Malania oleifera isolate guangnan ecotype guangnan chromosome 2, ASM2987363v1, whole genome shotgun sequence genomic DNA:
TTTACTGTAAATTATTACTAAATTACTTTTTTAACTTTTTATATCTCTAATTCTTTGTACATTGTTACTCTATTTAGTTTTGCCTTATATTGCTTAAACCAACAAGATATTAAAGAACACGTTAAAAAAGTGCCGAGACAAAATCATAAGAGCAAATATGATGACTTAAATCTACATTGTATGAATGAGAACAAATTCCATAATTTTAGAAGTTGACTTATTATGAAAATTTTTTGGAGACAATTAAGCAAACCCAAGTTTTTAAAAgagatttattttaattttaactttaatttttcatattgTTCTTTTAAAGTGTGTCTTAActttctcattgcaatatcttagatACTTGATTTCTTATTAGCATAAAGAAAATATACCAATATCTTTTGGTGAAATATTGGCGCAcccaattaataaaatttggggtAAAGTATATTACCATAAAACAAAATGGTACATTATGTATGACTTGTGAAATGTGTAGCTTTTTCTAATACATTGAATGAGGGGATGAAAGTCAAATTCATGATGTCAGCAATGATAAGACTACTCTCGTCATTAAACAAGTAAAATAAGACTCTGAATAGGGCCTGGTATGCTACCGCCAAACAAATTATTGCATCTTGCGTCACTAGTAATACTTACttcttcttaatcttttttttttttacttcagtACATTGAACGATCAAATTCATGACTTTAGTATGATAATAAGCTCTTGATAAGATATTGAACTGACAGTCGACTCTATAAGTCCATGCTCACTTGTTGTTATTTATTCATCTCATAATCTTAAAGATAAACTAACTCCTATAATAATGGGGTTGGCTACTATAATTTGGAAACATGTTAGAAAAGTCATGGCTTAAGTCAACCTAAAATCTTTGACTTTGTTCTTTAGAATCATGGTAGGAAGATTTCAGCAAtcataaaactaaataaataaaaacaaacaaaaaacaaaaaggacATCTCTAGACCATATGTCTTTCTGCTTTACGAGGATAGGGGAGGGTTGTCATAGTGTTCGCAACCTTATTCCtattttttatttagaaagattGTTCTGTCGGCTCAAATATACAATCAACCAGTCAAAAAGGAACGATCTTACCGTTAATCCAAGGCTAGCtctcaaaataaaattaataaaagatcaaaaaaaaaaaaaaaaaaaaaaaagaggtaagGGTAATTTTCAATCATTGGGTTAGGGCCACAAAGTTCAAGAGATTAAAACTATTACTTTTAGAAGTATGAATCATTTAGAATTTGTGTTTCAAAATTAGTATTTACATATTAGGTTAGTATAGCTGAAAAAAGCATTTGTTTGCAGGACTGAAATTTAAACAAATTGGATTAAACTTATTAGAATTAAACATTATCATACTTTGTGTTTAATCTAAGTCCACAAATAATAAGATAACAGcactattatttttttcctttggGGGGTGGGTGGGTTAGTCATACTCATGCCTGCAAAATGCAAAAGGGCATGGAATAATGATTTTGGATTATCACTTGGAACCAtttataaagaaataaataaataaatatatatatatatatatatatatatattgaaaatatagtTATTTAAAAAAACACTTGTTTAAAAGTAGTTTAGGATTATTTGTTATAAGTatttttttagataaatatttttttaaaaaaaaatatttattttttaaaaaataatttgaaaattgaaataagTATTTATTTAAGTGTAAATGAAACACTACTTATTAACACAAATACTTATAAAAAGTATTTAGTTTGaaaaagtatttatttttaaagacctctctctttctctctctctctctctcacacacacacacacacacaatttgtAAATTCAATGGGGTTTTAGAATTTTGCGcgaaagaagaagaggaaagtaAAAcaagaaggaaactcattttcccttACATGTTGCTTCTCTATTGAATATTAtcaaaaatgaatttttgttttaatatgactaaaaatataaaataaaaaaaaaactaatattaaTGAcgtataaaattaattttttgtttataagtttgatatatttttttatttttttttcttatttttcttgataactaaacatgaaaatgaggattctttttttttttttttttcctttcctttatttttacattttctaaattCCAAATGATGCTaagttcttttaatttctttatattttactAAAGGCTAGTGGGGGTTCCAAAGCCCATATAGTTGGACTAACCACAGTTGAAGGCCTTGGAGCCCAGCAGCCCTTTTGCTGCCCCAAAATGGGAAGTTGGGCTTCAGATCCCTTTCTAGGGCCTCATTTGTATTCCAATTATTCAAGTTTCCTTTCTTGGGTCAGAGCTTTGACAAGAAGCATAGATTAGAATCTCAAATTCACAAACCCAAAATCATTACCTCTCAACACTTTTTGAGAAATACTTGGAAGGCACTGCCCTTCTGCAGGATTAGGAATAGTCAAATTCTATATTAGGAAGCGTTGCAGGCATATGCATTAAATAGATTGACAAAAGACACTGACCTTcccttaattttgaaaaaaagacAAGGAGTTCTCTTgaggtttcaaatatttcaagGACCTTCTTCAAAGGTTTTAAAATTTCAGACACCTCTTTGGAGGTTTGTgaaaaagacacaaatctcctCTTATGCTTTACAAAAAGATAAGTCTTCTGAGGGGAGACTTGTCTTTTAGACAAATCTCAATAAAAGGCTTACaacatttttgaaatctttggaaaaattaatataatttttgaaatcttgaGGAAGGTTAAAAAAGAAGGCAAATGTTTTCTCCTAAGTAGATTTACCTCAAACTAACCATCTCTATAACTGACTTAGGCGGTATTTTGAAGGATGAATCTTGCATGGAATTAAGGTTCTAGTCATACCCAAAATGCGGATGACCTTTTCCATATTACTTTACAAATATTTCTTAGGGAACATTTTATTGGATAGGGTACTTGTAAAGGGAATATGATTTAGGAGAGgtatttgagattttattttaacAAATTCCTTGTTTGGATAAGTTGCAAAGCAAATAAGATTTTTAAATGCTTAGGAATTTACCATGGGCAATTGGGTGACACAAATCTCCTTTTGAGACACttgaaaaaattctttttttgtttcttgGATTTAAAATGGTAAAtaagattttttaatttttttaagaagTTATTCTAAGGTTTAGCAGTCACAGGATTTAAAATTCTAGAGTAATTTGAAAAGCCCTATCCAAAGAGGGCCTTAAGAGCTTTTTAAAGATTTTATTtagctaaaaatgaaaagaaaagccCTATCCAAAGAGGGCCTCAAGAGCTTTTTAAAGATTTTCTTTAGCTAAAAATGGAAAGTATTATAAGTAGTATCACAAGTTGGGGTCACAGAAATAACTTATTCAAAACTAGAAAAGTTGCATACATCATATACTTCCCAAACTCCTAATATAACACAACAGCTAATAAATTGACAACTATATTCTTACCAACCACTACAAATACCTCTGCTGGTGGCATGCATATTGCACCATCACCTTCTGCCTGCTTTTTCTCCCTCCTACCTCTTCCTCCCCAAGCTCTGCTTCGCTGGTCCAAGCTCCAAGCAGCAGTCCTCCAATGGCTCCAATGACGGCTGCAACATCGATGATCACCGATCCATTATGGGATGTCAATGATTTTGTCATCAAAAAAGGCAATGGAGTAAAAGGCCTCTCAGAAATGGGGCTGGAAAGCCTTCCTAATAAATACATCCAACCACTTGAGGAGAGGATGGACATGATGAATAAAGCATCACAGCAAGAAGAAGAATCCATACCCATCATCGACATGTCAAAGTTGAATGACCCGGAATTGGCTGATTCAATATGCAGAGCAGCAGAGAAATGGGGGTTCTTTCAGATTGTTAACCACGGGGTGCCTGTTAGCCTGCTTGAGAATGTGAGGGATGTAGCTCATCTGTTCTTTGCGCTACCAGCAGAGGAGAAGAGGAAGTACTCGAAAGGGCAGTCTCCTACTCCCAATGTGCATTATGGCACAAGCTTTAGCCCAGAGGCAGAGAAGGTGTTAGAGTGGAAAGATTATCTTAGCCTCTTGTATGTTTCTGAGGATGAGGCAGCTTCATTTTGGCCTCCTGTTTGCACAAATAAGATGGATATCAAGATACGCATGTTTTAACATTCATATCATCTCATCATATAACTTCATGCTACAGACCTTGTCCAAAATCAAGACCTCTAAAGTTAGTTTTTACAAATATAAATGTGATTCACACTGTCAAAACTGCTGGAAAAAGTTAAAAAGTACACATTTAATGAACTCCACACAAATAAATTTAGAGAATCTATTTCCATCCCAACCATATGGGTGGAAACCAAGTAAAATCTAAAATTATTGCCATCTGCAAGTTATTGATTTACATATCTTGGTAATTTTCTTTTCTATCATACAATGGTCTTGTAATACCTTTTGTTTGGTTTTTAGGGATCGAGTGCTCGAGTACATGAAGAAAACTGAACTTATTATCAAACAGCTATTGGGAATCCTAATGAAGAGGCTAAATGTGAAGGAAATtgacaaaacaaaagaaaacctGTTAATGGGTTCGAGAAGGATTAACCTCAACTACTACCCCATTTGTCCAAACCCCGAGCTCACGGTGGGGGTAGGTCGCCACTCCGACGTCTCGACGCTCACTGTCCTCCTTCAGGATGATACCGGTGGACTTTACGTGCGAGGAGGAATCAGCGGTGATGGCTGGATCCATGTCCCTCCTATTGACGGGTCCCTGGTGATCAATGTTGGAGATGTGCTGCAAATAATGAGCAATGGTCGGTACAAGAGTGTCGAGTGTTGGGTTTTACCGATCAATCAATTGATGAATAAGATGAGtaaacaagcacacacacaaaattgacacaggagttacgtggttcggccaaattccggcctacgtccacgggagcgaggGATTATTATTTGCTGGGAAAAATAaacagagaggaggaggaggattccCTCAGCACTCACTCAACTCTCTCTTATCTCTTACTGCACTGCACTCTGCACACTCTGCACTCTGATTTACAAcaccacacacacatgtatatatacacacaagcGGGAGCAAAAAATTCAACAATGGGCGGCCGGAAATGTCAACATTTCCGGCAAAGCAGGTGGAGCCGGAAATGTTGACGGAGCAGGGCAGCCGGCGCCGTAGATATTGAAGGAGAGCAGCAGCCTTCTgttgactgggtatggatccatcaattctccccctccatacccatagGAGGAGAATAATATGTTAATCTTCAATTGACATCCATCCCAGCTATATCCCTACATAGCTGGAGCTTCTCATAGGTTACTccctttgttaacatatctgccggattttctttagtatgaattttgactaacttcaacagttgttgttccatcacttcgcgtatccagtgatagcgaatgtcaatgtgttttgttcgggaatggtacattgaattcttgctcaagtccagtgcactctgactatcacaatgtaccttgtattcttcctgtttgacacctaactcttgaagaaacctctttaaccacaacatctccttcccagcttccgctgcggcaatatattctgcttctgttgtggatagggcaacacacttttgcaattttgactgccatgatacagctccccctgcaaaggtgaacaaaaaacctgatgtggactttcttccatcaagatcaccagccatgtctgcatcagtgtaaccctccaagattggttcagcttccccgaaacataagcacaatcccgatgtacctttcaagtacttgagaacccatttcacagcttcccaatggtctttccctggattggaaagaaacctgctcacaacacctacagcgtgggcaatgtctggtctcgtacataccattgcgtacatcaagcttccaactgCTGATGAGTATGGGACTATTGACATTTCTTCCCTTGATGAGTGAGACAACTTCTTGCTTAGCTTGAAATGATTAGCCAGTGGAGTATTTACTGGCTTGGCACTTTCCATGTTGAACTTTTTAATTACCCGTTCAATATACTTCTCCTGTGATAACCATAGCTTTCTGGCTTTCCTGTCGCGACTGATCCTGATGCCtaggatctgctgagctgggcctAAGTCCTTCATTTCAAAAGATTTAGACAACTCCATCTTTAGCTTGTTGATCTTTCTTGTATCCTGACCAatgatcaacatatcatcaacatagagtagtaGGATGACAAGATTACCATCAGGAAATATCTGAACATATGCACACTGATCTGCTGCAGTCCTCTTGTATCCGTGACTCaccatgaaagaat
This region includes:
- the LOC131148463 gene encoding feruloyl CoA ortho-hydroxylase F6H1-3-like; the protein is MAPMTAATSMITDPLWDVNDFVIKKGNGVKGLSEMGLESLPNKYIQPLEERMDMMNKASQQEEESIPIIDMSKLNDPELADSICRAAEKWGFFQIVNHGVPVSLLENVRDVAHLFFALPAEEKRKYSKGQSPTPNVHYGTSFSPEAEKVLEWKDYLSLLYVSEDEAASFWPPVCTNKMDIKIRMDRVLEYMKKTELIIKQLLGILMKRLNVKEIDKTKENLLMGSRRINLNYYPICPNPELTVGVGRHSDVSTLTVLLQDDTGGLYVRGGISGDGWIHVPPIDGSLVINVGDVLQIMSNGRYKSVECWHRAFTNGSKNRVSVPIFVNPRPREIVCPLPEVLTDGEEPAYRQVPYSDYCRHFFSKAHDGKNTIELAKIGYCPV